The following are encoded in a window of Psychrobacter sp. P11F6 genomic DNA:
- the rplS gene encoding 50S ribosomal protein L19, whose amino-acid sequence MSNKHPLVQVIENAQLIERPSFAPGDTVVVQVKVREGERERLQAFEGVVIAKRNRGLNSAFTVRKISSGVGVERAFQLHSPIIDSIEVKRRGAVRRAKLYYLRERSGKSARIREKLAPRAPKAVKPKANA is encoded by the coding sequence ATGAGCAACAAGCATCCATTGGTTCAGGTCATCGAAAATGCTCAATTGATTGAGCGCCCAAGCTTTGCACCCGGCGATACCGTTGTGGTTCAAGTAAAAGTACGTGAAGGTGAGCGTGAGCGTTTACAGGCTTTTGAAGGCGTTGTAATTGCTAAACGTAACCGCGGTTTAAACTCAGCGTTTACCGTACGTAAAATCTCAAGCGGTGTTGGCGTTGAGCGTGCATTCCAATTGCATTCACCAATCATCGATAGCATCGAAGTGAAACGCCGTGGCGCTGTTCGCCGTGCGAAACTATACTACTTACGTGAGCGCTCTGGTAAATCAGCACGTATCCGCGAGAAGCTTGCTCCGCGTGCACCTAAAGCTGTTAAGCCAAAAGCTAACGCTTAG
- the trmD gene encoding tRNA (guanosine(37)-N1)-methyltransferase TrmD produces the protein MYFAVISIFPEMFATIREFGITGRAVTQKQVTIECINPRDFTSDNYRRIDERPYGGGPGMVMMAEPLSQAIEDARLRASQHGCRVDKAYCPVIYMSPQGQTLSESSVVDMTEYDGMIILCGRYEGIDERLLSQYVDMEISLGDYVLTGGELPAMVLMDSVIRRLPDIMGDDKSAEQDSFVDGLLDCPHYTKPHEFAGMAVPEVLLSGHHANIAKWRFSQQVERTQARRPDLWQAFTPTVEQAKWLKALAKADKKQR, from the coding sequence ATGTATTTTGCCGTTATTAGTATTTTCCCTGAGATGTTTGCCACGATTCGTGAATTTGGAATCACGGGTCGAGCAGTCACTCAGAAACAAGTGACGATTGAATGCATTAATCCGCGTGATTTTACCAGTGATAATTATCGCCGTATTGATGAACGTCCGTATGGTGGCGGTCCTGGCATGGTGATGATGGCTGAGCCATTATCCCAAGCGATTGAGGATGCGCGCTTGCGAGCAAGTCAGCATGGCTGCCGTGTCGACAAAGCGTACTGCCCGGTGATTTATATGTCGCCACAAGGACAGACGCTGAGTGAGAGTAGTGTGGTCGATATGACTGAGTATGACGGCATGATTATATTATGTGGTCGTTACGAAGGCATTGATGAGCGCCTACTATCGCAATATGTTGACATGGAAATATCGCTTGGTGATTACGTACTTACCGGTGGTGAGCTACCAGCAATGGTGCTAATGGATAGTGTGATACGTCGTCTGCCTGATATTATGGGTGATGATAAGTCAGCTGAGCAAGACTCGTTCGTCGATGGCTTGCTTGATTGTCCACATTATACTAAGCCGCATGAGTTTGCGGGTATGGCAGTGCCTGAAGTGTTACTTTCAGGTCACCATGCCAATATTGCGAAGTGGCGCTTTAGTCAGCAAGTCGAACGTACGCAAGCGCGTCGTCCAGACTTATGGCAAGCGTTTACGCCAACGGTAGAGCAAGCAAAGTGGCTAAAAGCATTGGCAAAAGCAGATAAAAAACAGCGTTGA
- the rimM gene encoding ribosome maturation factor RimM (Essential for efficient processing of 16S rRNA): protein MSSAPNASALMKIGQLKKPYGIKGWLWVFSETDDRTAIFDIKPWWMKTATGMKPLTVKAWREQGTGIVAQFEQIPDRNVAETMNGVTLWVEQDILPEPAEDEYYWSDLVSLRVVNEQDEYLGDITEMFETGAHAIMRVAANSDSLDADERLIPWHKQTVVQVSLTEKTVLVAWPSDY from the coding sequence ATGTCCTCTGCTCCAAACGCTAGTGCCCTTATGAAAATTGGTCAGCTCAAAAAGCCTTATGGCATCAAAGGTTGGCTTTGGGTATTTAGTGAGACAGATGATCGTACGGCGATATTTGACATTAAACCTTGGTGGATGAAAACTGCTACCGGCATGAAACCTTTAACCGTTAAGGCTTGGCGTGAGCAAGGCACAGGAATTGTGGCTCAGTTTGAGCAGATTCCTGATCGCAATGTTGCTGAGACTATGAACGGGGTAACTCTTTGGGTCGAGCAAGACATCTTGCCAGAGCCCGCTGAAGATGAATATTACTGGTCGGATTTGGTCAGCCTGCGCGTTGTAAATGAGCAGGATGAGTATCTAGGCGACATTACTGAGATGTTTGAGACTGGCGCTCACGCTATTATGCGGGTTGCGGCAAACTCAGACAGCTTAGATGCCGATGAGCGCCTGATTCCATGGCACAAGCAAACTGTAGTACAGGTCAGTCTGACTGAAAAAACAGTGCTGGTGGCATGGCCGAGTGATTATTGA
- the rpsP gene encoding 30S ribosomal protein S16, protein MVVIRLARGGAKKRPFYQVVVADQRRARDGRYIENIGFFNPLAKESEEAVRLNMEAYNAWIAKGAQPSDRVASLVKAFNKSVAQTEATA, encoded by the coding sequence ATGGTTGTTATTCGTTTAGCACGGGGCGGTGCCAAGAAACGCCCATTTTATCAAGTAGTTGTTGCTGATCAACGCCGCGCGCGTGACGGTCGCTATATTGAAAACATCGGCTTTTTTAACCCACTCGCTAAAGAGTCTGAAGAAGCAGTACGCCTAAATATGGAAGCGTACAATGCGTGGATCGCAAAAGGTGCACAACCTTCAGATCGCGTTGCTTCATTGGTAAAAGCTTTCAACAAGTCTGTCGCGCAAACTGAAGCAACTGCTTAA
- a CDS encoding ATP-binding protein, producing MTTPKSQPRRKGRFTRSYSNTWLTTLMVSFIVLISVSLSILFFWRSLYLPELKNHARYLTSELQLMNSVNKDWKNRPEVRQWIYQHSHVVVVNNPNDFPAVSDKAFVGVFTDVLQREIGAQLGRPVEVYFKFKPTPQLWVQDSRDDSFWIREPVVYYSQYSPALLVLFLIGLPILSLLTIILLARQLNRPLRYLQRAATNYIRLGHATTLPTQKGPTEIRQVNMAFNRLFTTLNQAQKERTIMLAGISHDLRTPLTRMRLTAEMLPDDFFREGLIYDIEDMDAILEQFISFMKDGSDEPVSLTNLDTIFNEIMVQFAPMEFIYQSECHKVVPVRPMSIKRLVINLVNNAKRYGKPPIYLSATVVPTFIETIEEEDSDVVSENVVNREAQEQLLICVRDCGDGVAEDQLERIMQPFERGETARTTQGSGLGLAIVDRIARLHHGTVEAINHPDGGLQVCVRIPLLSKVAGDTTMAADTQKTPIFNDKTGNKED from the coding sequence ATGACCACACCAAAATCGCAACCACGTCGCAAAGGGCGGTTTACGCGCTCTTACTCCAACACTTGGCTGACAACCTTGATGGTCTCTTTCATTGTTCTTATCAGTGTCAGCTTGTCGATTCTGTTTTTTTGGCGCAGTCTATATTTACCCGAGCTTAAAAACCATGCGCGTTACTTGACGAGCGAGCTGCAGTTGATGAATAGTGTCAACAAAGACTGGAAAAATCGTCCTGAAGTACGCCAATGGATTTATCAACACTCGCATGTCGTGGTAGTGAATAACCCTAATGACTTTCCAGCAGTGTCTGATAAGGCCTTTGTCGGCGTCTTTACTGATGTATTACAACGCGAAATCGGTGCGCAATTGGGTCGACCTGTTGAGGTTTATTTTAAATTCAAACCGACACCGCAGCTTTGGGTGCAAGACAGCCGTGATGACAGCTTTTGGATTCGTGAACCCGTGGTTTATTATTCGCAATATAGTCCAGCATTATTGGTGTTATTCCTCATTGGATTGCCTATTTTATCGCTGCTGACCATTATTCTACTGGCGCGGCAATTAAATCGTCCGCTACGATATTTACAGCGTGCTGCGACCAATTATATTCGGCTCGGTCATGCCACTACGTTGCCAACACAAAAAGGACCTACGGAGATACGTCAGGTCAACATGGCATTCAATCGTCTATTCACGACGTTAAATCAAGCACAAAAAGAGCGTACAATTATGCTCGCTGGTATCTCGCATGATCTGCGAACACCCTTAACTCGTATGCGTTTGACTGCTGAGATGCTACCTGATGACTTTTTCCGAGAGGGATTAATTTATGATATTGAAGACATGGATGCCATTTTAGAGCAGTTTATCTCCTTTATGAAAGATGGCTCCGATGAGCCAGTCAGCCTAACCAATTTGGATACTATCTTTAATGAGATCATGGTGCAATTTGCACCAATGGAGTTCATCTATCAATCAGAGTGTCACAAAGTGGTTCCTGTGCGCCCCATGTCTATCAAACGCCTTGTGATCAATCTGGTCAATAATGCCAAGCGTTATGGCAAACCGCCCATTTACCTATCAGCGACTGTTGTGCCAACTTTTATAGAAACCATTGAAGAGGAAGATAGCGATGTCGTCAGTGAAAATGTCGTCAATAGAGAGGCGCAAGAACAATTGCTGATATGTGTGCGTGACTGTGGTGATGGCGTTGCAGAAGATCAGTTAGAACGTATTATGCAGCCTTTTGAACGCGGAGAGACAGCACGTACCACACAAGGCAGTGGTTTAGGTCTAGCGATTGTCGATCGTATTGCCAGATTGCATCATGGGACGGTAGAAGCCATTAACCATCCCGACGGAGGTTTACAAGTGTGTGTGCGTATTCCCCTACTTTCCAAGGTTGCTGGAGATACAACCATGGCAGCCGATACACAAAAAACGCCTATCTTTAATGACAAGACAGGGAACAAAGAAGACTGA